Part of the Chthoniobacterales bacterium genome is shown below.
CTCGATCTTTTCTACAAATCCTGCGGAGGCAAAACCATCCGTCACCAGATCGAAGCGGGCGTGAGTCCGCAAAAGATCGCGGCGGGCTGGGAACCGTATCTGCGGCGATTCCGCAGTGAACGCAGCGCTTATTTGCTCTACTAGCCTCATGAAAATCGGACTCTACGGCGGCACTTTTGATCCCATTCATCACGGCCATTTGATTCTGGCTCGGACGGCGCTGGAAGAAATGGAACTCGACTCGATCATTTTCATTCCCGCAGCGATCTCGCCGCACAAGCTGGAAACCTCCCCCACTCCGTCGGCGATTCGCTGGGAGATGATCCTCGCTTCCATCGACGGCGAGGCGGGAATCCTGGCCGACCCCTACGAGTTGGAGCTCGCCGGGCCGTCCTTCACCTACGACACGGTGCTGCATTACCGGAAGAAATTTCCCGACGCGGAGCTCTTCTACTTCATCGGCTACGACAATCTCGAAAAACTCGACACCTGGCACCGCATCGAGGAGTTGAAATCGCTCGTGACTCTGGTCGTGCTGGATCGCGGCGCGGCGTCGGGCACGATCCCCTTTCCGCAGATCTTCCGCCGCTACGACATCTCGGCCTCGGACATCCGAAACCGGGTTGCCAAGGGACTTTCGATTCGCTATTTAGTAACACCGCCAGTGGACGACCTCATTCGCCGGCATCACCTCTACCAACCCCATTCCCATTAAACTCACCTCCGAAGAACTCGCCCGCATTTGCGCCCGCCTCGCCGCCGATAAAAAAGCTGAGGACCTCGTCGTTCTCGACTTGCGCGGCATCTCGACTTTTACCGATTTCTTTGTCGTTTGCTCGGGCACGGCCGACCCGCATTTGAAGGCTATCGCCGGTTCGATCCGCGAGGGCTTGCGCGATGATTACAATGTAACTCCGCTCGCCGTGGACGGCTATCCGGCGAGCCAGTGGATGATCCTCGATTACATCCAGGTGATTGTGCACATTTTCCACGAGTCGAAGCGCGATTTCTACGACCTCGAGACGCTCTGGAACGACGCGCCTCGCCTCAAAATCGACGAGCCCGAACCAACGGTGCTATGAACCTGCTCGTCGAAACGGAGATCACGTGTCCGTTTTGTTTCGAGTCGTTTTTCACCATGGTCGATACGTCCCAGGGCGACGTGGATATGATCGAGGATTGCACGGTTTGCTGTCGTCCGATGCGACTCGTGATTGCCTGTCAGCCGGGCGAAGTGGAGAGTGTGGAAATCGAACCCGGCTAGACTTTTTCCCTCCCATGTTTGAACAACGCGACGCCCTTATTCGACTGCTCCGCGACGACGATCCAGCCACGGTCGATCTGATTAAGGAGCAACTCACGACGAGCGGTCCGGCGATTCTCGGCGACCTGCGCGATTTGCTGGAGTCGGATGATGAAAAAGTCTCGCTGCATGTGAGCGAGATGATTGCGGAAATCGAGAAGCAACAGGCCTGCGGCGAGTTTGCTTCTTTTTGCCGACATTTCGACGAAGCCAATGGCATCGAACCCGCCGCTTGGCTGCTCTCGGCCGCGATGATTCCTGGATTCGACTCCAAGTCGTATCGGGCCAAGCTGGATAGCTGGGGCCGTCAGGTGCGGCTCCTACTGGAAAGCGCCATTTCCGACCGCGAGCGCGTGGAAATTCTTAGTAAATTCATGTCGGAGCACCTCTCGTTTCGCGGCAATGCGGACGACTATTACAATCCGAGAAACAGCTTTTTGCCGACGGTAATCGACACGCGCTCCGGCATCCCGATCACGCTGAGTGTGCTCTATATGTTAGTCGCCCAGCGCGCCGGGATGTTAGTCGAAGGCGTCAATCTTCCGGGGCACTTTATCGCGCGGCATCGCGAGGTTTTTTTCGATCCATTTCACCAGGGAAAAATCCTTTCGCTGGCCGATTGCCGAGAGATTCTCGACCGGCAAAATCTGGAGATCGAGCCGTCGCATTTCGCCACCGCGACGAACCTGCACATTTTGGTGAGGATATTGGCGAATCTGCTCTTCATCTACGAGCGGCAGAACGACATCGACATGCAGACGCGCATCCTCGACTGGCTGGCCGCGCTCGACCGCAAGTCGGGGCGCAAATACCCCGGCGCGGAATGATCGCCGAGGTCATTAACACCGGCTCGGAGCTTCTGCTCGGCCAGGTGGTGAACACGCATCTCGCCTTCCTCGGCGAGAAACTTTTCGGCCTCGGCTTCCGCATCGAACGTCAACTAGCCATTCCCGACGGCGACGCGATTCGGCACAGTCTGGAGGAAGCATTTGCACGACGACCGGATGCAGTTTTTGTCACCGGCGGGCTCGGCCCGACGACGGATGATATTACCCGCGATTTGTTAGCAGAAATGTTAGGAGCGGAGTTAGTTCGCAATGACGAAATTATGGGAATGATCCAGCGGCGTTTTGAGCGGCGCGCCATTCCCATGACGGAGCGTATCGCCCTGCAAGCGCTCGTGCCGGTCGGCGTGTATCCGATCCTGAACGACTGGGGCACGGCGCCCGGCCTCCATCTGCCCGCATCGGAACGCAACCCGCATGTGTTTTTTCTGCCGGGCCCGCCACGCGAGTTAAAGCCGATGTTCAACGAGCGAGTCGCACCTATATTGCGCGAGCTTTTTCCCAGTGAAAATCAAAACGTCTGCCGCATCCATCGCATCGTCGGAATGGGCGAATCGATGGTTGAGCAAAAGGTCGGCCCGCAGTTGCTGTCCCTGAATGGACTCGAACTCGGCTACTGCGCCCGCTCGGGCGAGGTCGATGTGAGATTGGTCGGTGCCGCCGAGGTCGTCGAGGCCGCCAATCGGATCATTGAAATGGAACTCGGGTCTAACATTTACGCTCACGACGACGGCACGATGGAGCAGACCGTGGTGGAACTCCTCCGCGCGAAAAAACAAAGCGTGGCCACCGCCGAATCCTGCACCGGCGGATTCCTGGCGCATCGTCTCACCAACGTGCCAGGCGCCTCGGAAATCTTCGGCGCGGGTTACGTGACTTACGCGAACGAAATCAAAGCCGCCACGCTCGGAATCGACTTCCAATTGATTCTGGACCACGGCGCGGTCAGCGAACCCGTCGCCGCCGCGATGGCCGCCGGAGCACGCCAGGTTTCGGGAAGTGATTTCGCTTTGTCCACTACCGGCATCGCCGGACCCGGCGGCGGCTCGGAAGCGAAGCCGGTCGGGACGGTTTTCATCGGCCTCGCCGACGCGAATGGAGTGGAAGTCACGCGTCACTTTTTCCCGACGGACCGGGAGACGTTTAAGTTTCTCGTCACCCAGACCGCGCTGAATTTGTTGCGCGAGCGTTTGCTTCTGGGCTAACGCGGCGAGCGCGAAAAAGTTTCAGAGCCAAGGACAACCTGCGGCTGGTTTCTGCCAAAAGAAGGGGAGCCTAAATGCGTGCGGCGGAGTTAAGTTAGTATTCTCCCCCAATAGAATACTCCCATGACCTCCCCCGATTCAGTGTTCCTAATGCTGCCTGCGCTCAGCACGTTATCGCTCGCCACCAAAGAGGCGGCGCGCCGTTTCGCAATGAGGACCCGGTTCAAAAAAGGGGAAATCATTTTTCGTGAAAACGAGGGCGCGGACCGGTTCTATATCATTGAAAACGGCTACATCGATCTGGGGTATTTTGGACCGGGAGAAGATCAGCTCATCGAAACGCTGGGACCGGGCGAGGTGTTGGGATATTCCTGGATGTTTGAGCCATATCGATGGCAGTCGGACGCAAAAGCGGCGTCGGACGTGGAGGCGATTTTTTGCTACGCGACTCCGCTGAGAGCTCTTTGCGAGAACGATCCGCAGATGGGCTGGGAGCTGACGACTTGGTGTGCCGCGATTTTGCAGAAACGCCTGCGGCATCTGAAGGTCGGTTTCGCTCCTGTGAGGAACTGTCACCAGGAAGTTTGCAGCCAAGATCCCTGGCCATGGATGGAGGGCGAACCGGTGTCGCTCCAATGAAAATCCCGCTGGCACTGCTGGCCAGCTTTCTCCTTTCCAACGGATTTTACCTAACGGTTTTGCCGCTGGCGCAACGTGTTCCCCGGGAGCCAGCGGTGGTGCAAGAAATCGAGCGCGGCCCACGCGGGTTGCATGAGTTGGCGCTGACTTTCGATGCGGGAGGTGAAGATGCGGGGTTCGCGGATTTGCTGGAGGCTCTGGGCCGGGTGCGTTGCACGTTTTTCCTGACCGGCCAATGGATGCAGGCGCATCCGGACCATGTCGCCGCATTGCTGAGGGCTGGCCATGAACTGGCGAATCACACTTGGAACCATCGCGATCTAACTCAATTGAAAGACGAGGAGATTCGCTCCGAGATTTTGCGAACGGGCATGGCCTTAAACGCGGTTGCAAAACCGCAGACGCTCCATCTCTGGCGCGCGCCTTACGGTGCAAGGAATGCGCGGGTTTTAAGCATCGCGCACCAACTCGGTTACATCTCGATCTACTGGACATTCGATAGTCTGGATTCGGTCGATCCGCCGAAATCTTCGGACTATCTCATTGCCCGAATCACGCATCTAACAGACGCGAAACTAAGCGGTGCCATCCTGCTGATGCATGTGGGAGAACCTTCCACTGTCCTGGCTGTGCCAGCCATCCTGAGCGATCTGCAGCGGCGCGGACTGGTGCCCGTGACGGTCTCCGTATTACTGGCCGGTCAAAAATTCCATCCGGGTTAGAGAGGGCAATCTACGCCCAGTTTTAGACAACCGAGGGTGAGCCTATTTTTCAAAGGGGACGATCCTAGAAACAGGAGGTGCCTCTAACTCCGGCCATGCATGCGCACGATCTCGCGAACTATTATGAAACTCCGGCTGTGCGCGACCGCATCGGCGAATTTCTCGGTGGCAAACCTCCGACCGCTGCGTTCCTCATTGCTGGCGATGCCGCTCAGTTTGGAAAGACACCGCGCCCGGTCTCCGATTTATCGGCCTGCCTGCAACAGGGAATGGAAATCGCTCGTTCGCTGTGGGACACGGATTCACTGATTGCGCATCTCGACATCGAGTATGTGAATTTCGATTTCCCAGCTCAGGTTTATCTGCATCAGGAGCGTGCTTTTTTTATCCAAGCTCCGGTCATCGCGGCGGTGGATCGTTTGCTGGCGGCCAGCCACATTCAGCCTTGCACATCCTTAGTGGACGCGGCCATCATTACTCGTGGAGAATCCTCCGGAACTCGCCTGTTTTCTCCCAGCTGATCGATGTCGGAGGCATCGTTTCCCCACCGCAGCATGTGAGAAAATTTTCGGCCGAGTGCGAGTCGATTCCGCGGCATTTGAAGAGCGCCTTCGCCGGGCTGGGGCTCGTCATGGAAGGCTTGGCGCATATGATCAAAGATGAATCTGCGAGGGAATGTGCCCTGCCCGTGGAACTCACCGCTCTCGAAGTCGGCCCCGGCGAACATGGCCGCGAGATGGTCTCCATTGATATCTCGGAATATGGCGATCCGCTCGTCAGTCGCACGATTCGCACGCCCTTTAGTGTTTACTGGAAGCCGTGGCAGCAGCCTTGGTTGTTTGAACCGGAAACCTTGGAAGCCATGCGCCCGTTTTTCTTTATTCCAGTGCGAGGCAATCCTCTCGGGGAACAACTCCAGACCATGCGAAATATCGAGGCGACTCAAAAGCTGGCGGAAGAAACGGCGACGTTCATTCCTGAGCAAAGCGTCGGCATGGAGCATCTGGTAGAGAGTTATCTCGGCTCCGAGGTGAGGCGTTTCCACGACTGGTATTATTCCCACATTCCTCATCCGGCGGAAATGTGGGCACAGACATACGATTTTTTTCCACTCGATGCTGTGCCCGCCTGTGTGCGCCTGGTCCTCACCCAGCCCAACGATCTGCTCCTGCGCCCTTGGGGAATGCGGCTGGTCGTGCGCACCCTGCTCGCCCTCGGCTGGCACCCGCGGCACATTGCGGGATTGATCACTTCCAAGTTTGCTCGAGACCACGGCTGGGCCGACTTATGGACCAACTACGACCCAGCGATGCGGGCCGATTTTTACACGCGGCTTTTTGCGGGTCTTTTCATGGTGCGGCATGATGATATGGTCGATTTCAATTGCCAGTCGACCAAGGAGGAAAAGGGCTGCCCCGTGACTGACTGTCCGGCAAATCTCGCGCACTTTCGACAATCCGCACTAACCAGGAGGAACTATGGCTACATGGCCCATCGGCCTTTCAACAGGCTCATTTCATCACATCAGCATCTTTGATTGCCTCGTGCCAATCCGCGAAAGCGGTTTCAGCATGATCGAAGTCTGCTTTTCACCCGAGCATCTGGATTATCACAATCACGAACTCGTCCATCGCGCCGCCGCCCGGATCGACGAGCTAGGCATGGAGGCCTACTCGTTTCACGCTCCTTTCGCGAACCACATCGATCTCTCCACCTTCGACAAAGGCGACCGCCAGCGCGCGCTCGATGAGATCTTTTGCGCCATCGAAGCCGCGGCCATTCTCCAGGTTCACTATTTCGTCATTCACCCCGGACCCGAGTCCGCCGGCATCCCGGATAATCAGGAGCGCTATGACCGCATGATGCACACCGTAGAGGCCCTGAACCAAGTCGCCGAGCGGTGCCGTTCGGTGGGAATCGGCTGTTTGCTGGAAAACAAATTGCCGCATCTTCTTTTTGGAAACACCAGCGACGTCCTTTGGATTCTCGATGCGCTGGAAGGTATTAACATCGGAGCCTGCCTCGACACGGGACACGCCGCACTTTCAGGCGACTTGCAGTCCGTTCTGCACAAGCTGGCGGGGCATCTGAAAATGGTTCACGCCCATGACAACCATGGCCATTGCGACGATCATTTACCGCCCGGAGATGGCCGCTTGGATTGGGAAATGATTCTGCACTCACTGGATACTGGAAACTTCCGGGGCGGCATCATCTTGGAACTCGCCTCTGGTGCGGATGTGGCAGCCACGCTCGCGAGTGCCAGGAGGGGACGCACTTTTCTGCGCCGCATCGCGCGTCGTCACGTCCTGGCCCGCCCCTGATCAACACAGCGCGACGATGGACTTGCCTTTCACCCTGCGCTAATTGTCCTGCGTGAAACGTCTCCTCATTTTCCTTTCACTCCTCCTTTTGCCCGCGTTTTCGGCGTTCGCCGGGCTCACCTGGACCACGACGAGCGTGAAGATCGACGCGCAGGTCGGCGACAAAACGGCGACCGGCGTTTTTCCATTTAAGAACGACTCGAAGAAAAGCGTAGCCATCACCGAGACGAAAACCTCCTGCGGCTGCACCACGGCGAAGCTCGACAAAAAGACTTATGCGCCCGGTGAATCGGGGCAGATCACGGCCCATTTCGACATCGGTAGCCGGGTCGGCGCGCAGCAGAAAACGATCACGGTGACGACCGACGACCCCAAGGAAAAGCCAGTCGAATTGGAGCTCAATGTGGAGATTCCCGATCCGGTGGAAACGTCGGCGGCGCTGCTCATTTGGAAGGTGGGCGCGACTCCCGAAGCGCAGATTTTTAGTGTGAAAGCGAAGCCCGGCTACAAGATCAAAGTGACGGATGTGCGTTGCTCGAATGCGTTTTTCACAGCCAAGCTCGACTCGGCGAAAGAGGGCGCGGCCTACAATATCGCGGTGACTCCGGTGAAGACGGACGCGAAGGCGTTTGGCCTGCTCATCGTGACGACCGACAGCCCGGCGGACAATCCGCGCGTGGTCTATTCGCAGCTCCAGGTGCAGTGAAAAATTCCCCCTGGCTGCAGGCGCTGGCCATCGTGTTGCTGGCGGCTTTGCCCGCGTTGACGGCGGCGGTTTTTCATCCGAAACGCCCCGCCTGGTCGCGGGAAACGCTGGCGAAAGATGAAGTCACGCTAGCGTCGGCACAGGCGACTTCCAATGTGATCTGGGTCGATGCGCGGTCGGACGCGGCCTATGCGCGGGAGCACATTCCGGGGGCGATTTCGCTGAACGAGGAACGCTGGAATCTGCTGCCGCTGGCGGTCCAGTTTCAGCCGGAGCAGACGATCGTGGTGTATTGCGATTCGCTCGAGTGCAATGCGAGTCACCAAGTGGCGGCGAGATTGCGGAAGGAACTCGGCGCGGAGAAAGTGTTCGTTTTGAAAGGAGGCTGGCAATCATGGAAGACGAAAAAGTAGGGACGAGTTCCATCGAAATCGGACTGCGCTGGCTGCTTGGCGGGCTCTTCGTTTTCGCGGGCGTGCTGAAGGCGCTCGACCCAGCGACGTTCGCCGACGACATCGCAAATTACCAGCTTCTGCCCTGGACGGGTGCGGTCGCCGGGGCGTTTTATCTGCCGTGGCTGGAGATTTTTTCCGGCGTCGCGCTGGTCAGCGGCGTGTGGAAGTCGGGCGCGATTCGCATCCTACTTTTGCTGATGCTGGCGTTTTTGCAGGCGCTCTTTGCGGCATGGCTGCGCGGGTTGAATATCCATTGCGGCTGCTTCGGCCAGGCGCTGGCGACCTCGAATTACGCGCTGCTGTTTCTCCGCGATGCCGCCATTCTCGCCGGCCTGCTCTGGCTGCTCTGGGCCGAATGGAAACGCCGGATCGCCGAGGAAGCGATTGCCGAAAACGAGCCGAGTCAGATATAATTCAGCGGATGCCCGATTTTTCCATCACCACCCCGGTCCCACATCGTTGCTGGGCGGAAATCGATCTGGCGGCGCTGCGACATAATCTGGCCGCGATCCGCGCTCAGATCGGACCGGGCGCGAACATCATGGCGATCGTGAAGGCCGACGCTTACGGCCACGGGTTGGGCGGCATTTTATCCACACTCGGGCAATCGGTGGAGCATTTCGGCGTGGCGAATGTGACCGAGGCGCTGGATGTGCGCGCGGTGCTGTCGGACGCGGAGATTTTGCTGCTCGGCGCGACGCTGCCCGAGGAGCGCGAACTGGTGGTGCGCCACGGTTTTATGCCAGCGATTTCCAGCGTGGAGGAGGCGGAATCGTTTGCTAAATTGTCCACAGTCGGCCCGACGCGCGTTCATCTCGCGCTCGACACGGGCATGGGACGGCTCGGGTTCTTGCCAGACGAATGGCCGTCCGCGCTGGAGAAAATCCGCACGCTGCCGCAGTTGAAAATCGAGGCCGTGGCGACGCATTTGCCGTCGGCGGACGAGGATGAAGGCTTCACCCTTTCCCAGCTCGGCGACTACGAGGCGCTGGTGAGAAACGAACCTAACTCCCATGTGCTGAACAGCGCCGGGATCATCAATTTCCCCACGCACGCTGGGCAATTCGTGCGCGCCGGGCTCATGCTTTATGGCGTGTCGCCCATGCCGGAGTTTCAGCTCAAACTCCAGCCTGTGATGACTCTGAAAAGCCGCATCACGCTCATCCGCACGCTGCCCGCCGGACACGGCATTAGCTATGGCCGCAGCTTTCTGACCAGCCGCCCGACGCGAGTTGCAACCTTATCGGCGGGCTACGCCGACGGCTACCAACGACGGCTCTCGAATCGGGGCGCAAGCGTCTGGATTCGCGGCCAGCGTTGCCCGGTTTTGGGTCGTGTGACGATGGATCAAATCATGGTGGATGTGACGGATTCGACCGCCGCACTCGGCGACGAGGTGGAGCTATTCGGCACGCATATTTTGGCTGGCGAGATCGCCCAACTCGCCGACACTATCCCGTGGGAAATCCTCACCAGCATTAGCAAACGCGTCCCGCGCCTCTTCCTGAATCCGTAGCTTTTTCACCCGATGTTCCAGATTATTTTCAATGAAATCAGCGCCGCAGAGATGGCGGAAATCCCCAAGCTCACGCAGCTCGATCTGCTCGCGGAATTTCAACTGCTGCCAGCCGATCTGGACAAACTGGACAAGGCCCGGTTCACCACGGTGAAACGCGATGGGAAGACGTATTATCGCTATCGCGCGACCGATTACCGCCTCTATTTCAGCAAGTGTCCCGAGGGAATCGTGATCCATCGCGTGCTGCACAAAAACACCATCCGCGACTTCCTATTTCGCTCCAAGCTGCCGATGAATGAGGACGAAAGTGGGATCGAAACGACCGTGCCATGGGAGTTGATCAAGGAAGGTCAGCGCGCCCGGAAATCGTAGCTGGAGCCGTGACTCGCAAGGGCTGGTTTTTGCTGTTTCTCGGCGTGATCGCGGTGCACGCGGGCATCTTTTGGCTAATCAAGGACGGGCCGGTGATTCCGCCGCAATGGATTGTGCCCACGCCGCCGGAACCGACTTTCAAATTCGACCAGGCCACCTATGTGGACCCGGTGACGAAGGAAAAAATGGTGGTGAAGGAATTCACCATTCAAGCTCCACACGACGCAAAACCATGAATCTCTGGACGGATGAACCAACACGGCTGGCGCAGTTTCCGATTGCCCGCGAACACATTTTTCTCGCTCACGCGGCGGTGACGGCGCTGCCGCAATGCGTGGCCGATGCGATGATCGATTACACGCGGCAAAGCACTACGCACCAGCAGGAGTTTGAGTCGGTGCTGCGGGTGATTGCGCAGACGCGAAAAGCCTGCGCCACGCTGATCGGCGCGCAGCCGGATGAGATCGCGCTCCTCGGTCCGACGTCGCTGGGGCTGAGTCTTTTTGCCAACGGACTCGACTGGGCGCCGGGCGACGAGGTGGTGTGTTATCAGGACGATTATCCGGCGAATGTTTACCCGTGGCTGGCGCTGGAGCGACTCGGGGTGAAATTGGTTTATCTGAAGCCGGAAAAAATGGGCGAGATTACGATGGAACTCGTCTCTGCCGCGCTCACGCCGCGCACGAAACTGGTGGCGCTGGCCTCGTGCAATTTCCTCACCGGCTACCGAATCGACCACAACTCGATTGGAAAAATGCTGCACGAGCGCGGCATGCTTTTTTCCCTGGATGCCATCCAGACGCTCGGGGCGTTTCCGACGACGGTGGAGCATGTGGATTTTCTGAGCGCCGACGCCCACAAATGGCTGCTCGGCCCGATGGCGGCGGGCATCGTTTATGTGAAGCGCGAGCACTTCGAGAAGCTGCGCCCGACCCTACTCGGAGCGTGGAATATCCAGTCTCCGCAATTCATCACGCAGGCGGAAATTCGGTTCGTCGATTCAGCCCAACGCTACGAGCCCGGCGTGCTAAATACGCCCGGCATCTACGGAATGCTGGCGGCGATTGAAATGCTACTCGACTGTGAAATTTCGACGATCAGCGAACGCATTCTCCATCTGCGCCAGCGGATCGCCGACGGGGTGACGGAGCTGGGTTTTGAAGTTCTGAGCCCGATGAGCGGCCCGGAGCGGAGTGGGATTGTGACCTTCCGCCACTCGGAGAAGGCGACGAAGCCGTTCTTCGACAAGCTGACGGAAAACAACGTCATCGCGTCCCATCGCTTTGATCGCAACGGACGGGACTACCTGCGTGTCAGCCCTCACTTCTACAACACGGACG
Proteins encoded:
- the nadD gene encoding nicotinate (nicotinamide) nucleotide adenylyltransferase; translated protein: MKIGLYGGTFDPIHHGHLILARTALEEMELDSIIFIPAAISPHKLETSPTPSAIRWEMILASIDGEAGILADPYELELAGPSFTYDTVLHYRKKFPDAELFYFIGYDNLEKLDTWHRIEELKSLVTLVVLDRGAASGTIPFPQIFRRYDISASDIRNRVAKGLSIRYLVTPPVDDLIRRHHLYQPHSH
- the rsfS gene encoding ribosome silencing factor; its protein translation is MCARLAADKKAEDLVVLDLRGISTFTDFFVVCSGTADPHLKAIAGSIREGLRDDYNVTPLAVDGYPASQWMILDYIQVIVHIFHESKRDFYDLETLWNDAPRLKIDEPEPTVL
- a CDS encoding CPXCG motif-containing cysteine-rich protein, with the translated sequence MNLLVETEITCPFCFESFFTMVDTSQGDVDMIEDCTVCCRPMRLVIACQPGEVESVEIEPG
- a CDS encoding transglutaminase-like domain-containing protein, whose product is MFEQRDALIRLLRDDDPATVDLIKEQLTTSGPAILGDLRDLLESDDEKVSLHVSEMIAEIEKQQACGEFASFCRHFDEANGIEPAAWLLSAAMIPGFDSKSYRAKLDSWGRQVRLLLESAISDRERVEILSKFMSEHLSFRGNADDYYNPRNSFLPTVIDTRSGIPITLSVLYMLVAQRAGMLVEGVNLPGHFIARHREVFFDPFHQGKILSLADCREILDRQNLEIEPSHFATATNLHILVRILANLLFIYERQNDIDMQTRILDWLAALDRKSGRKYPGAE
- a CDS encoding competence/damage-inducible protein A, producing the protein MIAEVINTGSELLLGQVVNTHLAFLGEKLFGLGFRIERQLAIPDGDAIRHSLEEAFARRPDAVFVTGGLGPTTDDITRDLLAEMLGAELVRNDEIMGMIQRRFERRAIPMTERIALQALVPVGVYPILNDWGTAPGLHLPASERNPHVFFLPGPPRELKPMFNERVAPILRELFPSENQNVCRIHRIVGMGESMVEQKVGPQLLSLNGLELGYCARSGEVDVRLVGAAEVVEAANRIIEMELGSNIYAHDDGTMEQTVVELLRAKKQSVATAESCTGGFLAHRLTNVPGASEIFGAGYVTYANEIKAATLGIDFQLILDHGAVSEPVAAAMAAGARQVSGSDFALSTTGIAGPGGGSEAKPVGTVFIGLADANGVEVTRHFFPTDRETFKFLVTQTALNLLRERLLLG
- a CDS encoding Crp/Fnr family transcriptional regulator, with the translated sequence MTSPDSVFLMLPALSTLSLATKEAARRFAMRTRFKKGEIIFRENEGADRFYIIENGYIDLGYFGPGEDQLIETLGPGEVLGYSWMFEPYRWQSDAKAASDVEAIFCYATPLRALCENDPQMGWELTTWCAAILQKRLRHLKVGFAPVRNCHQEVCSQDPWPWMEGEPVSLQ
- a CDS encoding polysaccharide deacetylase family protein; translated protein: MKIPLALLASFLLSNGFYLTVLPLAQRVPREPAVVQEIERGPRGLHELALTFDAGGEDAGFADLLEALGRVRCTFFLTGQWMQAHPDHVAALLRAGHELANHTWNHRDLTQLKDEEIRSEILRTGMALNAVAKPQTLHLWRAPYGARNARVLSIAHQLGYISIYWTFDSLDSVDPPKSSDYLIARITHLTDAKLSGAILLMHVGEPSTVLAVPAILSDLQRRGLVPVTVSVLLAGQKFHPG
- a CDS encoding sugar phosphate isomerase/epimerase family protein — translated: MPIRESGFSMIEVCFSPEHLDYHNHELVHRAAARIDELGMEAYSFHAPFANHIDLSTFDKGDRQRALDEIFCAIEAAAILQVHYFVIHPGPESAGIPDNQERYDRMMHTVEALNQVAERCRSVGIGCLLENKLPHLLFGNTSDVLWILDALEGINIGACLDTGHAALSGDLQSVLHKLAGHLKMVHAHDNHGHCDDHLPPGDGRLDWEMILHSLDTGNFRGGIILELASGADVAATLASARRGRTFLRRIARRHVLARP
- a CDS encoding DUF1573 domain-containing protein — encoded protein: MKRLLIFLSLLLLPAFSAFAGLTWTTTSVKIDAQVGDKTATGVFPFKNDSKKSVAITETKTSCGCTTAKLDKKTYAPGESGQITAHFDIGSRVGAQQKTITVTTDDPKEKPVELELNVEIPDPVETSAALLIWKVGATPEAQIFSVKAKPGYKIKVTDVRCSNAFFTAKLDSAKEGAAYNIAVTPVKTDAKAFGLLIVTTDSPADNPRVVYSQLQVQ
- a CDS encoding rhodanese-like domain-containing protein, whose translation is MKNSPWLQALAIVLLAALPALTAAVFHPKRPAWSRETLAKDEVTLASAQATSNVIWVDARSDAAYAREHIPGAISLNEERWNLLPLAVQFQPEQTIVVYCDSLECNASHQVAARLRKELGAEKVFVLKGGWQSWKTKK
- a CDS encoding MauE/DoxX family redox-associated membrane protein, coding for MEDEKVGTSSIEIGLRWLLGGLFVFAGVLKALDPATFADDIANYQLLPWTGAVAGAFYLPWLEIFSGVALVSGVWKSGAIRILLLLMLAFLQALFAAWLRGLNIHCGCFGQALATSNYALLFLRDAAILAGLLWLLWAEWKRRIAEEAIAENEPSQI
- the alr gene encoding alanine racemase, which produces MPDFSITTPVPHRCWAEIDLAALRHNLAAIRAQIGPGANIMAIVKADAYGHGLGGILSTLGQSVEHFGVANVTEALDVRAVLSDAEILLLGATLPEERELVVRHGFMPAISSVEEAESFAKLSTVGPTRVHLALDTGMGRLGFLPDEWPSALEKIRTLPQLKIEAVATHLPSADEDEGFTLSQLGDYEALVRNEPNSHVLNSAGIINFPTHAGQFVRAGLMLYGVSPMPEFQLKLQPVMTLKSRITLIRTLPAGHGISYGRSFLTSRPTRVATLSAGYADGYQRRLSNRGASVWIRGQRCPVLGRVTMDQIMVDVTDSTAALGDEVELFGTHILAGEIAQLADTIPWEILTSISKRVPRLFLNP
- a CDS encoding aminotransferase class V-fold PLP-dependent enzyme gives rise to the protein MNLWTDEPTRLAQFPIAREHIFLAHAAVTALPQCVADAMIDYTRQSTTHQQEFESVLRVIAQTRKACATLIGAQPDEIALLGPTSLGLSLFANGLDWAPGDEVVCYQDDYPANVYPWLALERLGVKLVYLKPEKMGEITMELVSAALTPRTKLVALASCNFLTGYRIDHNSIGKMLHERGMLFSLDAIQTLGAFPTTVEHVDFLSADAHKWLLGPMAAGIVYVKREHFEKLRPTLLGAWNIQSPQFITQAEIRFVDSAQRYEPGVLNTPGIYGMLAAIEMLLDCEISTISERILHLRQRIADGVTELGFEVLSPMSGPERSGIVTFRHSEKATKPFFDKLTENNVIASHRFDRNGRDYLRVSPHFYNTDAEIDRALELLS